In the Bacillota bacterium LX-D genome, one interval contains:
- a CDS encoding phosphoribosylanthranilate isomerase, with translation MVKIKVCGLRRLEDIAYANELQVDYAGFVFAPSPRQVNLSLAKKLVANLATDIQKVGVFVNENYHVVNEVAKELQLDIVQLHGSEPPETMKYYTPDIWKAIRVQNLFSLEEALSYQVNGILLDTAVKGRMGGTGQTFNWNLTKEISLPAPLILAGGLNPDNVEQAIASVNPFAVDVSSGVETNGCKDYVKLKTFIERVRAK, from the coding sequence GTGGTAAAAATTAAAGTATGCGGTCTGAGGCGGTTAGAGGATATTGCTTATGCCAATGAATTACAAGTTGACTATGCGGGTTTTGTTTTTGCCCCAAGTCCCAGGCAAGTTAATTTAAGTTTAGCTAAAAAACTAGTAGCCAATTTAGCAACAGATATTCAAAAGGTGGGAGTATTCGTAAATGAAAACTACCATGTGGTTAATGAGGTAGCTAAAGAATTACAACTAGATATTGTCCAATTACATGGCTCAGAACCACCTGAGACCATGAAATACTATACTCCAGACATATGGAAAGCCATTAGAGTTCAAAATCTATTCAGTTTAGAGGAAGCACTGTCCTATCAAGTTAATGGTATTTTATTGGATACTGCCGTCAAAGGTCGCATGGGAGGAACTGGCCAAACTTTCAATTGGAATCTTACTAAAGAGATATCTTTACCGGCACCCCTCATTTTAGCAGGAGGTTTAAATCCAGACAATGTGGAGCAGGCAATTGCCAGTGTTAATCCTTTTGCCGTTGACGTTAGCAGTGGAGTCGAAACAAATGGTTGTAAAGACTACGTAAAACTAAAGACATTTATAGAAAGGGTGAGAGCCAAATGA
- the trpD gene encoding anthranilate phosphoribosyltransferase, whose translation MLNEALKKILGKEDLTETEAMQVMDAIMNGEATPAQIGGLLTALCMKGENISEITGFAKSMRSKAKKVQMDSYAIDTCGTGGDGGKTFNISTIVALVAAAGGVKVAKHGNKAVSSKSGSADVLEALGVRINLDPSAAERCIKEIGIGFLFAPHYHTAMKNVVGPRRELGIKTVFNLLGPLVNPAFVQGQVLGVYDQNLIGVIAEVLNNLGIEKAMVVHGLDGLDEITITTKTVVSEVSNGEIINYTIDPEEYGFSYGTLDAIAGQDAAFNAQIISRVLAGQKGPARDIVLLNSGAALYVGKVAEDLHEGIRQAEELIDSGAALDKLNEFIEYSQEIAL comes from the coding sequence ATGTTAAATGAAGCTTTAAAAAAGATCTTAGGGAAAGAAGATTTAACTGAAACTGAGGCTATGCAGGTCATGGACGCAATTATGAACGGGGAAGCAACGCCGGCCCAAATTGGTGGTCTTTTAACAGCTCTTTGTATGAAAGGAGAAAATATTTCGGAAATAACAGGCTTTGCTAAATCCATGCGCAGTAAAGCTAAAAAAGTCCAAATGGATAGTTACGCCATTGATACTTGCGGTACTGGAGGCGACGGTGGAAAGACTTTTAATATATCTACAATTGTAGCACTTGTTGCTGCCGCAGGAGGTGTGAAAGTTGCTAAACACGGCAACAAAGCTGTTTCCAGTAAAAGCGGCAGCGCCGATGTTTTAGAAGCCTTAGGGGTACGCATTAATCTAGACCCATCTGCCGCCGAAAGATGTATTAAAGAAATAGGCATTGGCTTCTTATTTGCGCCTCACTATCACACAGCAATGAAGAATGTGGTGGGCCCAAGAAGAGAATTAGGAATCAAAACGGTGTTTAATCTTTTAGGCCCCTTAGTCAATCCAGCATTTGTGCAAGGTCAAGTCTTAGGCGTTTATGACCAAAACTTAATTGGGGTTATTGCAGAAGTTTTAAATAATCTGGGAATCGAAAAAGCAATGGTTGTCCATGGCCTAGACGGACTAGACGAAATTACTATTACTACTAAAACTGTTGTCAGTGAAGTAAGCAATGGAGAAATTATCAATTATACTATTGATCCTGAAGAATATGGTTTTTCCTATGGAACCTTAGACGCTATAGCTGGTCAAGATGCAGCTTTTAACGCCCAAATAATTAGCCGGGTTTTAGCCGGCCAAAAGGGCCCTGCCAGGGATATTGTGCTTTTAAATAGCGGAGCAGCACTCTATGTAGGCAAAGTTGCGGAAGATTTACATGAGGGCATTAGGCAGGCAGAAGAACTTATTGATTCAGGAGCAGCCCTTGATAAATTAAATGAATTCATTGAATATAGTCAGGAGATAGCACTATGA
- the nrdD gene encoding anaerobic ribonucleoside-triphosphate reductase — protein sequence MFTQIKKRDDRIVPFDETKITEAIFKAAKAVGGEDKQTAMELTLEVLKSLKKTFNGNIFTVEDVQDAVEKVLIETGHAKTAKAYILYRDKRTRIRDAKSDLMDAVEEILVETSKENANVSNSPSAKMLQIASAASKKYYLSRLIPEEFSTAHIDGTIHIHDLDFYGKTLTCVQIPLGDLLKNGFNNGHGYIRPPKRPSSATALAAIILQSCQNDMHGGQSFPFFDKDIAPYVADATEEDTYQAMEAFIYNLNSMHSRAGAQVPFSSLNIGTDTSEEGRKVIRNLLLAYEKGLGRGENPIFPNIIFRLKEGINFNPGDPNYDLFLLAMRVAGRRMNPTFSFMDASFNKEYGDQVSYMGCRTRVMANRRGPEVAEKRGNLSFTTINLPRLGILAQGSLSKFYGYLDEVLDLTVRQLYHRFWVQAKLKVKDMPFLMGQGIYLDSEKLEEDSPIEPVIKHGTLSVGFIGLAETLTALIGKHHGESHEAQVIGLQIVEYMRKKIDAYAQEYNLNYTLLATPAEGLSGRFVKHDLGKFGRIPGVTDKEYYTNSFHIPVSYPITAFEKVSLEGPYHKFTNGGHISYIELQSPPMANIEAIQALLKQMKESDMGYAGINFPIDFCTACSHQGVIAEETCPVCGSGPIRRVRRITGYFSTVDRFNDAKKAELRDRVPHK from the coding sequence ATGTTCACTCAAATTAAAAAAAGAGACGATAGAATTGTCCCCTTTGACGAGACAAAAATTACTGAAGCTATTTTTAAAGCGGCCAAAGCAGTTGGTGGAGAAGATAAACAAACAGCCATGGAGCTTACTTTGGAGGTCTTAAAAAGTTTAAAAAAAACCTTTAACGGTAATATATTTACAGTTGAGGATGTTCAGGATGCAGTGGAAAAAGTTTTAATTGAAACTGGACATGCTAAAACGGCTAAAGCTTACATATTATATAGGGATAAAAGAACAAGAATTAGAGATGCCAAATCGGATTTAATGGATGCGGTTGAAGAAATTTTAGTTGAGACCAGCAAGGAAAATGCTAATGTTAGCAATTCACCTTCGGCGAAGATGTTACAGATTGCTAGTGCTGCCAGTAAAAAATATTATCTAAGCCGTTTAATTCCGGAGGAATTCTCCACTGCTCATATTGACGGAACTATTCATATTCACGATTTGGATTTCTATGGAAAGACCTTGACTTGTGTACAAATTCCTTTAGGGGATTTGTTAAAAAATGGCTTTAACAATGGACATGGCTATATTCGCCCTCCTAAACGTCCGTCTTCAGCAACAGCTTTGGCGGCTATTATTTTGCAAAGCTGTCAAAATGATATGCACGGTGGACAATCCTTCCCATTCTTTGACAAGGATATTGCTCCTTATGTAGCTGATGCAACAGAAGAAGATACATATCAAGCCATGGAAGCTTTTATTTACAATTTAAATTCCATGCATTCCAGAGCAGGGGCTCAAGTACCTTTTAGCAGTCTTAATATTGGTACTGACACCAGCGAAGAAGGCAGAAAGGTGATTAGAAATCTTTTACTTGCCTATGAAAAAGGTTTAGGCAGAGGGGAAAACCCTATTTTTCCAAATATAATTTTCCGCTTAAAAGAAGGAATTAATTTTAATCCAGGTGATCCAAATTACGATTTGTTTCTACTAGCAATGCGTGTAGCTGGCCGCAGAATGAACCCAACCTTTAGTTTTATGGATGCTTCTTTTAATAAGGAATACGGAGACCAAGTCAGTTATATGGGCTGTCGTACCCGCGTTATGGCTAATCGCCGGGGGCCGGAGGTAGCTGAAAAAAGAGGTAATCTTTCCTTTACAACTATTAATTTACCTAGGTTGGGGATATTGGCCCAAGGCAGTCTAAGCAAGTTTTACGGATATTTAGACGAGGTACTGGATTTAACTGTCCGTCAATTATACCATCGTTTTTGGGTTCAGGCTAAATTAAAAGTGAAAGATATGCCTTTTTTAATGGGACAAGGTATCTATCTTGATTCTGAAAAATTAGAAGAGGACAGCCCCATTGAACCCGTGATTAAGCATGGCACTTTATCTGTAGGTTTCATTGGATTGGCTGAAACTTTGACAGCTTTAATCGGCAAACATCATGGTGAAAGCCATGAAGCCCAAGTAATTGGGCTGCAAATTGTGGAATATATGCGCAAGAAAATCGATGCTTATGCCCAGGAGTATAATTTGAATTACACACTGTTGGCAACACCGGCAGAAGGACTTTCTGGACGGTTTGTTAAGCATGATCTTGGTAAATTTGGCAGAATACCTGGGGTAACGGATAAAGAATACTATACAAATTCTTTCCATATTCCTGTTTCCTACCCTATTACTGCTTTTGAAAAGGTTTCTTTAGAAGGACCTTATCACAAATTTACTAATGGGGGACATATAAGTTACATAGAATTACAATCTCCACCTATGGCTAATATTGAAGCTATCCAAGCATTATTAAAGCAAATGAAAGAAAGTGATATGGGGTATGCTGGAATCAATTTTCCCATTGATTTTTGCACTGCTTGCAGCCATCAAGGAGTAATTGCCGAAGAAACTTGTCCAGTTTGTGGCAGCGGTCCTATCCGCAGGGTACGAAGAATAACAGGGTATTTCAGTACAGTTGACCGCTTTAATGATGCTAAAAAAGCAGAGCTTAGAGACAGAGTTCCTCATAAATAA
- the trpC gene encoding indole-3-glycerol phosphate synthase TrpC, whose amino-acid sequence MILDEIVLHKKKQLVLEKEQTPLQELQKKIAFVEPARDFYKALTKDKGINIIGEIKKASPSKGILKENFQPREIAQDYQRGNVDAISILTEQKYFLGADQFIGEVKPLVDCPLLRKDFIVDEYQIYQSKVLGADAVLLIVAVIGKNLKHFYQLATALGLHCLVEVHDEKELEIALEANVPIIGINNRNLHDFTVSLKNTEKLITTIPAEVVKVSESGIHNLADMQYLNSLGVDAVLIGEAFMKAGQIKDLLAELKMG is encoded by the coding sequence ATGATTTTAGATGAAATTGTACTTCACAAAAAAAAGCAGTTAGTACTGGAAAAAGAACAGACTCCTCTTCAGGAACTGCAGAAAAAAATAGCTTTTGTGGAACCTGCCAGAGATTTTTATAAAGCTTTAACTAAGGATAAAGGAATTAATATTATCGGTGAAATTAAAAAAGCATCCCCCTCTAAAGGTATCTTAAAGGAAAATTTTCAACCTAGAGAAATTGCCCAAGACTATCAGAGGGGAAATGTAGATGCCATTTCTATCTTAACGGAGCAAAAATATTTTCTAGGTGCTGACCAATTTATTGGAGAGGTAAAACCCCTTGTGGATTGCCCCCTGTTGCGTAAAGATTTCATCGTTGACGAATATCAAATTTATCAATCTAAAGTATTGGGAGCAGATGCGGTACTACTGATAGTGGCTGTAATTGGGAAAAATTTAAAGCACTTTTACCAGCTGGCAACCGCTTTAGGACTTCACTGTTTAGTGGAAGTCCATGACGAAAAAGAGCTGGAAATTGCCCTGGAAGCCAATGTTCCTATTATTGGCATTAACAATAGAAATTTACATGACTTTACAGTGAGTTTAAAAAATACAGAGAAATTAATCACTACAATACCTGCTGAAGTTGTAAAAGTATCGGAAAGCGGCATTCATAACCTCGCAGATATGCAGTATTTAAATTCCTTGGGAGTAGACGCTGTCCTCATTGGTGAAGCATTTATGAAAGCTGGGCAGATTAAAGACTTATTAGCAGAGCTGAAAATGGGGTGA
- the trpB gene encoding tryptophan synthase subunit beta, producing the protein MTNPAGRFGIFGGQYVPETVMNALLELEKNYEKVQGDETFKAEYLYYLKEYSGRPTPLYFAHNLTNELGGAKIYLKREDLNHTGAHKINNVLGQILLAKRMGKKRIIAETGAGQHGVATATAAAMFGMQCEIYMGEEDIRRQALNVTRMKLLGAKVNCVALGTGTLKDAVNEAFRDWVTNVANTFYVIGSTMGPHPYPTMVRDFQRIIGDETKKQILEREKRLPDYIIACVGGGSNAMGMFAPFYEDEEVKLIGTEAGGLGVDTDQHAATISKGSIGVIHGMKTYVLQNQEGQIMPVYSISAGLDYPGIGPEHAFYKETGRAQYVPITDQEAVAAFVKLSRLEGIIPAIESSHAVAYALQLAPQLSREKIIVINLSGRGDKDVDTIVQVLGEDL; encoded by the coding sequence ATGACAAATCCGGCAGGCAGATTTGGCATTTTTGGAGGACAATATGTACCTGAAACCGTAATGAATGCTTTGTTAGAACTTGAGAAAAATTATGAGAAAGTCCAAGGGGATGAGACCTTTAAGGCTGAGTATCTCTATTACCTTAAAGAATATTCGGGTCGGCCAACTCCTTTGTACTTTGCCCATAACCTAACTAATGAGCTGGGTGGTGCTAAGATTTATTTGAAAAGAGAAGATTTAAACCATACTGGAGCTCATAAAATCAACAATGTTTTAGGGCAAATACTCTTAGCCAAAAGAATGGGCAAAAAACGGATAATCGCTGAAACAGGAGCAGGGCAGCATGGGGTAGCCACAGCTACGGCAGCAGCTATGTTTGGGATGCAATGTGAAATCTATATGGGTGAGGAAGATATTCGCCGGCAAGCCCTCAATGTAACTCGCATGAAGCTTTTAGGCGCTAAGGTAAACTGTGTAGCATTAGGCACAGGCACCCTGAAAGACGCAGTCAACGAAGCCTTTCGAGACTGGGTTACTAATGTAGCTAACACTTTTTATGTCATCGGTTCTACCATGGGACCTCATCCCTACCCTACTATGGTTAGGGATTTTCAGAGAATTATTGGTGACGAAACTAAAAAACAAATTTTAGAGCGGGAAAAACGTCTTCCTGATTACATTATTGCCTGTGTGGGGGGAGGCAGCAATGCTATGGGTATGTTTGCTCCTTTTTATGAAGATGAGGAAGTTAAATTAATCGGTACGGAAGCAGGAGGCTTAGGAGTAGACACAGATCAGCATGCTGCTACTATTTCTAAAGGAAGCATTGGGGTTATTCATGGTATGAAAACCTATGTATTGCAAAACCAGGAAGGTCAGATTATGCCTGTGTACTCTATTTCCGCCGGTCTAGATTATCCGGGCATTGGCCCTGAACACGCTTTTTATAAGGAAACTGGCCGAGCACAGTACGTACCGATTACGGATCAAGAAGCTGTAGCTGCCTTTGTCAAATTGTCAAGACTAGAAGGGATTATCCCTGCCATTGAAAGTTCCCATGCCGTTGCTTATGCTTTACAATTGGCGCCTCAACTTTCCCGGGAAAAAATAATTGTCATTAACCTTTCCGGCAGAGGGGACAAAGATGTAGATACTATTGTACAAGTATTGGGGGAAGACTTATGA
- the aroF gene encoding 3-deoxy-7-phosphoheptulonate synthase, with translation MFKEEIEMSVVLKNDTTLFSINCLQNPEPTVIKVKDKTIGGKKIAVIAGPCSVESEEQIVAIAEAVKKAGATFLRGGSFKPRTSPYSFQGLREEGLKLLQIAREQTGLPVVSEIMAISAIETFVECVDIIQVGARNMQNFELLKELGKIKTPILLKRGLSATIEEWLMAAEYILAEGNPNVILCERGIRTFENYTRNTLDLSAILAVKKLSHLPVIVDPSHATGKSWMVEPLSQAAIVTGADGLIIEVHNDPENAKCDGPQSIKPDEFASLMISLKELARMKNRVISN, from the coding sequence ATTTTTAAGGAGGAGATTGAAATGAGCGTAGTTTTAAAAAACGATACTACTTTATTTAGTATCAATTGTTTACAGAATCCAGAACCTACAGTTATTAAAGTTAAGGATAAAACTATTGGTGGTAAAAAAATTGCGGTTATTGCTGGTCCATGTTCTGTGGAAAGTGAGGAACAAATCGTTGCTATTGCCGAAGCAGTTAAAAAAGCTGGGGCAACTTTTTTAAGAGGAGGCTCATTTAAGCCTAGAACCTCACCCTATAGTTTCCAAGGTCTACGGGAAGAAGGATTAAAATTATTGCAGATTGCTCGGGAGCAGACAGGGTTACCGGTAGTAAGTGAAATTATGGCTATTAGTGCCATTGAGACTTTCGTGGAATGTGTAGATATTATCCAAGTAGGTGCCCGGAACATGCAGAATTTTGAGCTGCTGAAAGAACTAGGTAAAATAAAAACTCCTATTTTACTGAAACGGGGTTTAAGTGCCACTATTGAGGAATGGCTTATGGCTGCAGAATATATTTTAGCAGAAGGGAACCCTAATGTGATTCTGTGTGAAAGAGGTATTCGTACTTTTGAAAATTACACTCGCAATACCTTAGACTTAAGCGCCATTCTCGCCGTGAAGAAACTTAGTCATTTGCCTGTCATTGTAGATCCAAGTCATGCTACAGGTAAGTCATGGATGGTTGAGCCCTTGTCTCAGGCTGCCATAGTCACTGGTGCAGATGGTTTGATTATTGAAGTCCATAATGATCCGGAAAATGCCAAGTGCGATGGTCCACAATCGATTAAACCAGATGAATTTGCATCTTTGATGATCTCTTTAAAAGAATTAGCGAGGATGAAAAATAGGGTCATTAGTAATTAA
- a CDS encoding aminodeoxychorismate/anthranilate synthase component II: MILLIDNYDSFTYNLYQYLGEFTPKIEVRRNDQITIAEILEADFSQIVLSPGPGRPENAGNCVELIKAVQGQIPILGICLGHQAIGYAYGAEIVKAPKIMHGKASVITHKGTDIFAKVKNPLSVARYHSLVINEASLNEQLEITAATEDGIIMGIKHREFPVYGLQFHPESILTEAGKQLINNFLAI; the protein is encoded by the coding sequence ATGATTCTCTTAATCGATAATTACGATTCTTTTACTTACAACCTGTATCAATACCTGGGGGAGTTCACTCCTAAGATTGAAGTTAGGCGCAATGACCAAATAACTATTGCCGAAATCCTAGAAGCGGATTTTTCCCAAATAGTCCTCTCCCCTGGTCCCGGCAGACCTGAAAATGCTGGAAATTGCGTGGAGCTGATTAAAGCAGTTCAAGGGCAAATACCTATTTTAGGCATTTGCCTAGGGCATCAGGCCATTGGTTACGCCTATGGGGCAGAAATCGTTAAAGCTCCGAAAATTATGCACGGAAAAGCATCAGTAATAACCCACAAAGGTACAGATATATTTGCTAAGGTCAAAAATCCTCTTTCCGTTGCCAGATATCATTCCTTGGTCATTAATGAGGCTAGCCTTAATGAGCAGTTGGAAATAACAGCTGCAACGGAAGATGGAATTATAATGGGAATTAAGCACCGGGAGTTTCCCGTTTATGGGTTGCAGTTTCACCCTGAATCTATTCTGACTGAAGCTGGGAAACAGCTTATTAATAATTTTTTAGCTATTTAA
- the trpA gene encoding tryptophan synthase subunit alpha produces the protein MNRITKKFDHLKNTGKKAMITYIMGGDLGLETTYALTLELEKAGADIIELGIPFSDPIADGPVIQRAANRALEGGTSIAGIMEAVRKIRQLSNVPLVFLVYYNSIFTYGVERFLAASAAAGIDGLIVPDLPLEERDELLGNMGAYGLHLIPLVAPTSHERIKQITANAGGFVYCISTTGVTGQRSKINTDIKEYMKEVAACTNLPRALGFGISGPEMAEDFKDYCDGIIVGSAIVHEMEKSKDKGEVIANVTHLVRAINHVL, from the coding sequence ATGAATAGAATTACTAAAAAATTTGATCACTTAAAAAATACGGGGAAAAAAGCCATGATTACCTATATTATGGGGGGAGACCTAGGTTTAGAAACTACTTATGCTCTAACCTTGGAGCTGGAAAAAGCAGGGGCAGATATTATCGAACTAGGCATTCCCTTTTCCGACCCTATTGCAGATGGGCCTGTTATCCAAAGGGCAGCCAATAGAGCATTGGAAGGAGGAACATCCATAGCTGGAATCATGGAAGCTGTAAGGAAAATTAGACAGTTAAGCAACGTTCCCTTAGTTTTTCTCGTCTACTATAATTCCATTTTCACCTATGGTGTGGAGCGATTTTTAGCAGCTTCCGCCGCTGCAGGCATCGATGGGCTAATTGTGCCGGATTTACCTTTAGAAGAACGAGATGAGTTGTTAGGCAATATGGGTGCCTATGGGCTACACTTAATCCCTCTGGTAGCGCCTACTTCCCATGAGAGAATAAAACAAATAACCGCCAACGCTGGAGGCTTTGTTTATTGTATTTCTACAACAGGTGTTACCGGCCAAAGGAGTAAAATTAATACGGATATTAAAGAATATATGAAAGAAGTTGCAGCATGTACCAACTTACCAAGGGCTTTGGGCTTTGGAATTTCTGGTCCTGAAATGGCTGAGGATTTTAAAGACTATTGTGATGGGATTATCGTAGGCAGTGCCATTGTTCATGAAATGGAAAAAAGTAAGGATAAAGGTGAAGTTATCGCTAATGTTACACATTTAGTACGTGCAATTAATCATGTATTATAG
- the nrdR gene encoding transcriptional regulator NrdR: MRCPFCNYNDSKVLDSRPVEEGAAIRRRRECLECNRRFTTYEKVENIPLVVVKKSGQREFFDSHKLLVGLIRACEKRPIPLEKLEGITADIEKELLNDVEREVKSEKIGQLVMNRLKDLDPVAYVRFASVYREFKDVQTFMLELQNLLENLNKKQED, translated from the coding sequence ATGCGTTGTCCTTTTTGCAATTATAATGATTCAAAGGTACTTGATTCCCGCCCGGTGGAAGAAGGAGCAGCCATTAGACGGCGTAGGGAATGTTTAGAGTGTAACAGGCGTTTTACTACCTATGAGAAAGTTGAAAATATTCCCTTAGTAGTCGTTAAAAAAAGCGGTCAAAGAGAATTCTTTGATTCCCATAAACTTTTGGTAGGTTTAATTAGAGCTTGCGAAAAGAGACCTATTCCTTTAGAAAAATTAGAGGGAATTACTGCGGATATTGAAAAAGAACTCCTTAACGATGTAGAAAGGGAAGTAAAGAGCGAGAAAATTGGACAATTGGTAATGAACAGGCTTAAAGATTTAGATCCTGTTGCTTATGTTCGCTTTGCTTCAGTATACCGTGAATTTAAGGATGTGCAAACTTTTATGCTAGAATTACAAAACTTATTAGAAAATCTAAATAAAAAACAGGAGGACTAA